One window from the genome of Lentisphaera araneosa HTCC2155 encodes:
- a CDS encoding tetratricopeptide repeat protein encodes MDFLKKMFGRPEESPVSTNPEASDFIPEPVFNDKLLENAEKLKSNIPETITTFDKLGRRIEINREKWAEGALPEMLKKAWDQPGPLYKVISMGIDAACFTEVLEAAEHLSKTDTNPERGAVVYSTALSLTGDYKNAVAALESYIKDDEHSPDALTALARIQLMAEDKEAAAGLLDKSINLNPNQEQAMAWHLDLIKQKDGEEAIDKELERLAGYDDSWFPQLILGQRLIKADKAQEAISYFEKALDKSENNGQVLATATGDLGNKKMTKEIISIFMPRYNPEAQGPLPGLNFVQSLIVEGQIDVAKDLLHRIALFDQANIRQHVLKLSAQIANIDRKVFGKSRAEQAPTSAPEVEFMKISMPLWFYPLGEPYWLEPAKNEDAKRVYFSALHIENDPKVQLPPELQNVVAGLCTAVPLFFKEAVTSRLDIRTATFVPVMKDQGPVMRRGDWPQEQKKKIANLDEVNPDYLITGGIKFEGVDKVAQLNLYLNDLEGNVVKTITEKAPAKDLHLVVTRAFNRLYVEVTGNDDEAIFPKDIQAPLIQGYIQALGHQLAYFMTWKGILPVEALFNRRELLESLYAFAVNSGPAEMPKIFYFAALAYDRYLAGNAFMEQAPRAFALAQAAPQGTAFHQAAPVILPIFNRLDQLEEIVKQIPKDQAPAPYINWMEGIKDLFK; translated from the coding sequence ATGGATTTTCTAAAAAAAATGTTTGGTCGCCCGGAAGAGAGTCCGGTAAGCACCAATCCCGAAGCTAGCGATTTTATCCCTGAGCCAGTTTTCAACGATAAACTTCTTGAGAACGCAGAAAAACTTAAAAGCAATATACCCGAAACAATCACTACTTTTGATAAACTCGGCCGTCGCATCGAAATAAATCGTGAAAAATGGGCCGAGGGTGCACTTCCCGAAATGCTCAAAAAAGCTTGGGATCAACCTGGACCACTCTACAAAGTCATCAGCATGGGTATTGACGCCGCTTGCTTCACTGAAGTACTCGAAGCCGCAGAACACCTCTCAAAAACTGACACCAACCCCGAGCGTGGCGCCGTAGTCTATTCAACCGCACTCAGTCTCACTGGCGATTACAAAAATGCTGTTGCTGCACTCGAAAGCTATATCAAAGATGATGAACACTCACCCGATGCTCTCACCGCACTCGCACGTATTCAGTTGATGGCAGAAGATAAAGAAGCTGCTGCTGGCTTACTCGACAAAAGTATCAACCTCAATCCCAACCAAGAACAAGCCATGGCTTGGCACCTCGACCTCATCAAACAAAAAGATGGCGAAGAAGCGATTGATAAAGAACTTGAACGTCTAGCTGGCTACGATGATAGTTGGTTCCCGCAACTCATCCTCGGCCAACGCTTAATTAAAGCTGACAAAGCCCAAGAAGCGATTAGCTACTTCGAAAAGGCGCTCGATAAGTCTGAGAATAATGGTCAAGTTTTAGCGACGGCTACTGGTGACTTAGGCAACAAAAAGATGACCAAAGAAATCATCAGTATCTTTATGCCTCGCTACAACCCCGAAGCCCAAGGACCTCTTCCTGGCCTCAACTTTGTCCAATCTCTCATCGTTGAGGGACAAATTGACGTGGCCAAAGACTTGCTCCACCGCATTGCACTCTTTGACCAAGCCAACATTCGTCAGCACGTGCTTAAACTCTCTGCGCAAATCGCAAATATTGATCGCAAGGTTTTTGGCAAATCTCGCGCCGAACAAGCTCCTACGAGTGCACCTGAAGTCGAGTTCATGAAAATCAGCATGCCACTTTGGTTCTATCCTTTAGGCGAACCCTACTGGCTCGAACCCGCGAAGAATGAAGATGCCAAACGCGTTTACTTTTCTGCTTTGCACATTGAAAATGACCCCAAAGTTCAGCTCCCACCCGAGTTACAAAATGTCGTTGCAGGTCTTTGTACTGCAGTCCCCCTCTTCTTTAAAGAAGCCGTAACTTCGCGACTAGATATTCGTACAGCAACTTTTGTTCCTGTGATGAAGGATCAAGGCCCCGTCATGAGACGTGGTGATTGGCCCCAAGAGCAAAAGAAAAAGATTGCTAACTTAGACGAAGTTAACCCCGATTACTTGATCACGGGTGGCATCAAATTTGAGGGTGTCGATAAAGTTGCACAACTCAATCTCTACCTCAACGACCTCGAAGGTAATGTGGTCAAAACGATCACGGAAAAAGCACCTGCTAAAGATTTACACTTAGTTGTTACGCGTGCTTTCAATCGCCTCTATGTTGAAGTGACTGGCAATGATGATGAAGCTATCTTCCCAAAAGATATCCAAGCTCCCCTCATTCAGGGCTACATCCAAGCTCTTGGCCACCAACTCGCTTACTTCATGACTTGGAAAGGTATCCTACCTGTGGAAGCCCTCTTTAATCGTCGTGAATTACTCGAATCACTCTACGCTTTTGCAGTGAACTCTGGCCCTGCTGAAATGCCGAAGATTTTCTACTTCGCTGCTTTAGCTTACGATCGTTACTTAGCTGGCAATGCTTTCATGGAACAAGCTCCCCGCGCCTTCGCCCTTGCGCAAGCCGCACCACAGGGAACTGCTTTCCACCAAGCCGCTCCAGTCATCCTCCCAATCTTTAATCGTCTCGATCAACTCGAAGAGATTGTTAAACAGATCCCAAAAGATCAGGCTCCAGCTCCTTACATCAATTGGATGGAAGGCATCAAAGACCTCTTCAAATAA
- the dtd gene encoding D-aminoacyl-tRNA deacylase encodes MKALIQRVSSASVKSQNETLGEIDQGLVVLLGVEQEDEKIDGEILAKKLGDLRIFSNEEGKFDLSLRDVKGEILVISQFTLCAEYKKGRRPSFTQAARPDKANELYEEFITLFQNDADISKVATGRFAADMQVTINNNGPVTMQLDSAQLK; translated from the coding sequence ATGAAAGCTCTGATTCAGCGTGTGAGTTCGGCTTCCGTAAAAAGTCAAAATGAGACCTTGGGAGAAATCGACCAAGGACTCGTGGTACTTTTGGGTGTCGAACAAGAAGACGAGAAAATTGACGGCGAAATTCTTGCCAAAAAACTTGGCGATCTTCGCATTTTCTCCAATGAAGAAGGCAAATTTGATCTATCTCTCCGCGATGTAAAAGGAGAGATACTCGTTATCTCACAGTTCACTCTCTGCGCTGAATACAAAAAAGGGCGTCGTCCCAGCTTTACGCAAGCAGCAAGGCCTGATAAAGCCAATGAACTCTATGAAGAATTTATAACACTCTTTCAAAACGATGCAGATATCAGCAAGGTCGCCACCGGAAGGTTTGCCGCTGATATGCAAGTCACAATCAATAATAACGGCCCTGTCACGATGCAACTCGACAGCGCACAACTTAAATAG
- the rdgC gene encoding recombination-associated protein RdgC, translated as MAFDNGPLSFCVYRLDEDLPENILELFAENAALPLNQVKDESSNGWTARHLLERNFTEETCLIEDYVQVHFRASELKVSAPILKAKCAQVEFQTMQEENLSGINRKRKKEIKENIIDELLAETQPTIKGFPLVLDPTNKLLYVGTSSAKSADSALALLVESTGLSPIPLTPQTYMTEQLGSMASSYDSIKLTDSQEDAGETWPGRDFLTWLWYLSEYEEAEFTVPDLGVFAFSVDGPLNFITELNGARESVVKKGIPTLSPEADSALKDGKKLKTAKIAIARGDDTWTFTLDADFFCFKSMKLPDGTEFQYKARFIERLESLFIFQEAFFSLFKEFLNRFTGDQRNENIEKMRAWLSERDANVIRTEVFDVK; from the coding sequence ATGGCTTTTGATAATGGCCCCCTTTCATTCTGTGTTTACAGACTTGACGAAGATTTACCCGAAAACATCCTCGAACTCTTTGCGGAAAACGCAGCACTCCCCCTCAATCAGGTAAAAGACGAAAGCTCTAATGGCTGGACAGCACGCCACCTCCTCGAGCGTAACTTCACTGAAGAAACCTGCTTAATCGAGGATTATGTCCAAGTTCATTTTCGTGCTTCTGAACTCAAAGTTTCGGCTCCCATCCTCAAGGCCAAATGTGCTCAGGTCGAATTCCAAACTATGCAGGAAGAAAACCTTAGTGGCATTAACCGCAAGCGTAAAAAAGAGATCAAAGAAAATATCATTGACGAACTCCTCGCGGAAACTCAGCCAACAATCAAAGGTTTCCCACTCGTTCTCGACCCCACTAACAAACTACTCTACGTAGGCACTTCGTCTGCTAAGAGTGCGGATTCCGCATTGGCATTATTAGTGGAAAGCACGGGCCTCAGCCCCATTCCTTTAACTCCACAGACTTACATGACTGAGCAGCTCGGCTCAATGGCATCATCTTACGATTCCATCAAACTTACAGATAGCCAAGAAGATGCGGGCGAGACTTGGCCTGGCAGAGATTTCCTTACTTGGTTATGGTACCTCAGTGAATACGAAGAAGCTGAGTTCACTGTGCCTGATCTCGGTGTTTTCGCTTTTTCAGTCGACGGCCCGCTCAACTTCATCACTGAACTCAATGGCGCTCGTGAATCAGTTGTCAAAAAGGGTATCCCGACTCTTAGTCCCGAAGCTGATTCAGCCCTCAAGGATGGTAAAAAACTTAAGACGGCAAAAATTGCCATTGCTCGCGGCGATGATACTTGGACTTTCACCCTCGATGCTGACTTCTTCTGCTTCAAGAGCATGAAGCTACCTGACGGAACTGAGTTCCAATACAAAGCACGTTTCATTGAACGCCTCGAATCCCTCTTTATCTTTCAAGAAGCTTTCTTCTCTTTATTTAAAGAGTTCCTCAATCGTTTCACAGGTGATCAAAGAAACGAGAACATCGAAAAAATGCGTGCTTGGCTCAGCGAACGTGACGCTAATGTCATTAGAACCGAGGTTTTCGACGTCAAGTAA
- a CDS encoding DUF805 domain-containing protein has translation MEQSSSGRLKKMGFEPKATKTLDSETPEEKEVEAREISDVSEEISETAKLRLARTPTQVEIDFPNGMECPSCKENLGLGAIICMACEINVQTGKKLKSKVKKGRNAYAAPKDSTNDLPDDIDCGGIGRGRYWLYLFLANLVFYGIVIALALVTEGQINNALLSGLYIVYLGALIYTIIKRLRNLGSSAWLFLLSFVPLINIWLGYRLSCCPAGYADHRQLDSTGKKIVFFVFILPILLAFCGGIAAAVLTAK, from the coding sequence ATGGAACAATCATCGAGTGGACGACTTAAAAAAATGGGTTTTGAACCCAAAGCGACGAAGACCCTAGACTCAGAAACGCCTGAAGAAAAAGAAGTCGAGGCTAGAGAAATCTCTGATGTCTCAGAAGAAATAAGCGAAACTGCCAAACTACGCTTAGCGCGCACCCCGACTCAAGTCGAAATAGATTTCCCCAATGGCATGGAATGCCCTTCGTGTAAAGAAAACTTAGGCTTAGGCGCAATCATCTGTATGGCGTGTGAAATCAATGTTCAAACAGGGAAAAAACTTAAGAGCAAAGTTAAAAAGGGACGCAATGCCTATGCCGCTCCCAAAGATTCCACTAATGATCTACCTGATGATATCGACTGTGGTGGAATCGGCCGAGGCCGTTATTGGTTGTACCTTTTTTTAGCGAACCTCGTATTTTACGGGATAGTGATCGCCTTAGCGCTTGTAACTGAAGGCCAGATAAATAATGCACTCTTATCGGGACTGTATATAGTTTATCTAGGCGCCTTAATTTACACAATCATTAAACGTCTTCGCAACCTTGGTTCATCTGCATGGTTATTCTTACTCTCCTTTGTCCCACTCATCAACATCTGGCTAGGCTATCGACTGAGTTGCTGCCCTGCGGGATATGCAGACCATAGGCAATTGGATTCAACTGGTAAAAAAATTGTCTTTTTCGTATTTATCCTACCAATCTTATTAGCTTTTTGTGGTGGAATCGCTGCAGCCGTGTTAACAGCTAAATAA
- a CDS encoding sugar phosphate isomerase/epimerase family protein, with protein MAKTVFHASIEGAQHGAKTLEEFVIFAKESGAAGAEPSNYHIESGDGFMSATEIKAVFDKHGMKLDGISCHCPFWVHTTAWTGSKTIRPFLPKSVWEKSPEEIEAWCEDYILRFLDLMAELNVKIIPMFWGISHGFEMATGYPFGFFSGPEYDLIKEGNERFAEKTAKLRAKANELGIYLCHEIHPNSAALCADDFLELVKACDGDKCLGVTADPSHCWEGEDFETRFRKVGDRIYAVAIKNFFVRPGINLRSMTGDWRKRAMQFCDIPTGDMNMMRFTELMIDLGYVERYNKIMGTDSAPLVTEAESAYRDLDATSANAIQYAANHLVFPVAEGSFEDGMGSED; from the coding sequence ATGGCTAAAACTGTTTTTCACGCCAGTATTGAGGGTGCTCAACACGGAGCAAAAACTCTCGAAGAATTCGTCATTTTCGCTAAAGAATCAGGTGCTGCAGGCGCAGAACCTTCTAACTACCACATCGAAAGCGGTGATGGTTTCATGTCAGCTACAGAAATTAAAGCTGTATTTGATAAGCACGGCATGAAGCTCGACGGTATTTCTTGCCACTGCCCTTTTTGGGTTCACACCACCGCTTGGACTGGTTCAAAAACTATTCGTCCTTTCCTTCCTAAAAGCGTTTGGGAAAAATCTCCTGAAGAAATCGAAGCTTGGTGTGAAGATTATATCCTCCGTTTCCTTGACCTTATGGCTGAACTCAATGTAAAAATCATCCCTATGTTCTGGGGTATTTCTCACGGCTTCGAAATGGCAACAGGTTATCCCTTTGGCTTCTTCTCGGGCCCTGAGTATGACCTCATCAAAGAAGGTAACGAGCGCTTTGCTGAAAAAACAGCTAAGCTCCGCGCTAAAGCTAACGAGCTTGGCATTTACCTCTGCCACGAAATCCACCCGAATTCAGCCGCACTCTGCGCTGATGACTTCCTCGAGCTTGTAAAAGCTTGTGACGGCGACAAATGCCTCGGCGTAACGGCTGACCCGTCTCACTGTTGGGAAGGCGAAGACTTCGAAACTCGTTTCCGTAAAGTTGGTGACCGCATTTATGCTGTAGCCATTAAAAACTTCTTTGTTCGTCCAGGAATCAATCTCCGCTCTATGACGGGTGACTGGCGCAAACGTGCTATGCAGTTCTGCGATATCCCTACAGGCGATATGAATATGATGCGTTTCACAGAGCTAATGATTGACCTTGGTTATGTTGAGCGCTACAACAAGATCATGGGTACCGACTCAGCTCCTCTCGTAACTGAAGCTGAATCGGCTTACCGCGACCTCGATGCAACAAGCGCAAATGCTATTCAATACGCTGCGAATCACTTGGTATTCCCAGTTGCTGAAGGCTCATTTGAAGACGGCATGGGTTCCGAAGACTAA
- a CDS encoding Gfo/Idh/MocA family protein: protein MRKIRMGMVGGGRGAFIGAVHRIAAAIDQQIELVCGAFSSTPEKSKLSGQDFFLPEERCYANYEEMILTEKTLPEGERMDFVAIVTPNHMHFAPAKMALENGFHVLSDKPACFNTEQAEELEGIVAETGLLYGLTHNYTGYPLVKQAKKMIEEGKLGKIRKVIVEYPQGWLATKLEDTDQQQAAWRTDPTKSGAAGCVGDIGTHAENLAEYITGLKIQELAADITAFVDGRLLDDDANVLLRFDNGAKGVLTASQISVGEENNHNIRIYGEKGGLEWRQQEPNTMIVKWLEDPVQVYRTGMGYLCDEAAAATRTPAGHPEGYLEAFANIYLNFVSQIREFQAGNKEIKFDYPTISDGVRGMKFIDAVVGSSKNNAAWTAL from the coding sequence ATGAGAAAAATTCGCATGGGCATGGTCGGCGGTGGCCGCGGTGCATTCATCGGTGCCGTACACAGAATTGCAGCGGCTATTGATCAACAAATCGAACTCGTATGCGGGGCATTTAGCTCGACACCGGAAAAATCAAAACTCTCTGGACAAGATTTTTTCCTTCCTGAAGAACGTTGTTATGCCAACTATGAAGAGATGATCCTTACGGAAAAAACTCTCCCTGAAGGCGAGCGCATGGATTTCGTCGCTATTGTCACTCCTAATCACATGCACTTTGCACCAGCAAAGATGGCTCTCGAAAATGGTTTCCACGTTCTCTCTGACAAGCCTGCATGCTTCAATACTGAGCAAGCCGAAGAGCTTGAAGGCATTGTAGCTGAAACAGGACTCCTCTACGGACTCACTCACAACTACACAGGCTACCCACTCGTTAAGCAAGCTAAAAAAATGATTGAAGAAGGTAAGCTTGGCAAAATCCGCAAAGTCATTGTCGAGTACCCACAGGGTTGGTTAGCCACGAAACTTGAAGACACCGATCAGCAACAAGCTGCTTGGCGTACAGACCCCACAAAAAGTGGTGCTGCAGGTTGCGTTGGCGACATCGGCACTCACGCAGAAAACCTTGCCGAATATATTACAGGTCTAAAAATCCAAGAACTGGCAGCAGACATCACTGCTTTTGTCGACGGTCGTCTTTTAGATGACGATGCCAATGTCCTCTTGCGATTTGATAATGGCGCCAAGGGTGTTTTGACTGCTTCACAAATTTCAGTTGGTGAGGAAAATAATCACAACATCCGTATTTATGGCGAAAAAGGCGGTTTAGAATGGCGTCAACAAGAGCCCAACACAATGATTGTAAAATGGCTTGAAGATCCCGTCCAAGTTTACCGCACTGGAATGGGCTACCTCTGTGATGAAGCTGCTGCTGCCACGCGCACGCCGGCAGGTCACCCTGAAGGTTACCTAGAAGCTTTTGCCAATATTTACCTAAACTTCGTTAGCCAAATTCGCGAATTCCAAGCAGGCAATAAAGAAATCAAATTTGACTACCCGACAATCTCAGATGGTGTTCGCGGCATGAAATTTATCGATGCCGTAGTAGGAAGTTCTAAAAATAACGCAGCATGGACTGCACTTTAA
- a CDS encoding AraC family transcriptional regulator, with protein MNSFWEEVKLDASIQVLLNNLPGVQVFVKDLEGRFTHVNDEALQAYGASKMEDILGKTDHEVFGPKLAENYVKSDADLFREKVPQTNIIELVRNRFGRVEWVVTTKIPLFDHQGELMGLMGTSQNFGRAQKNLQPYLDIAPGVEYMENNYMKSFSVEKCADLSHLSVRQFERKFKKTFLTSPQDYIMKTRIQHACNYLLKSKMGISEIALKVGFYDQSVFTRQFKKQQGLTPGAYRKKFT; from the coding sequence ATGAATAGTTTTTGGGAAGAAGTAAAGTTAGATGCGTCAATCCAAGTTTTACTCAATAATCTACCTGGCGTACAAGTTTTTGTTAAAGATTTAGAAGGGCGTTTCACTCATGTAAATGACGAGGCTCTTCAGGCTTACGGTGCGTCAAAGATGGAAGATATACTCGGTAAGACGGATCATGAAGTTTTTGGGCCAAAATTAGCAGAAAATTATGTAAAATCTGATGCCGACCTCTTTCGTGAAAAAGTTCCTCAAACAAATATTATTGAGTTGGTTCGCAATCGTTTTGGTCGTGTGGAATGGGTTGTGACAACAAAAATTCCACTTTTTGATCACCAAGGCGAACTCATGGGTCTCATGGGGACGAGTCAAAACTTTGGCCGTGCACAAAAGAATTTACAGCCTTACTTGGATATAGCTCCAGGTGTTGAGTACATGGAGAATAACTACATGAAGAGTTTCTCAGTCGAGAAATGCGCTGACTTATCGCATCTTTCAGTGCGTCAATTTGAGCGTAAGTTCAAGAAGACTTTCCTCACGAGCCCACAGGACTATATAATGAAGACGCGTATTCAGCATGCTTGTAATTACCTATTAAAATCAAAAATGGGTATTTCTGAAATAGCTTTAAAAGTCGGTTTTTATGATCAAAGTGTTTTTACAAGACAGTTTAAGAAACAACAGGGCTTAACCCCAGGCGCGTATCGCAAAAAGTTCACTTAG
- a CDS encoding phosphopantothenoylcysteine decarboxylase, which yields MSLVGKNILVTAGPTWTAVDRVRVLTSVFSGETGLRIARAFKEQGCKVTLFMGPGRAKFQTSDWTEMNVQQFFYYDDLDQLLKTTDLTQFDAILHSSAVSDFKSDDVYQGKKSSKDGFNIPLIPTEKLVDKIRLATPESFLVKFKLQVGLPREELHDIALNSLKASSAELIVANNLDEMDGEAHQTYIIDPAGESIPASTKTDLCSELISQVNSGLKSK from the coding sequence ATGAGCTTAGTCGGAAAAAACATCCTCGTTACTGCAGGTCCAACCTGGACTGCCGTTGATCGTGTACGAGTTCTCACTTCTGTTTTTTCCGGCGAAACTGGCTTGCGCATTGCCCGCGCCTTTAAAGAGCAAGGCTGTAAAGTCACCCTCTTTATGGGACCGGGCCGCGCTAAGTTCCAAACTTCTGACTGGACTGAAATGAATGTCCAGCAGTTTTTTTACTATGATGACCTAGACCAACTCCTCAAGACCACAGACTTGACGCAATTTGATGCTATCTTGCACTCCTCTGCAGTTTCTGACTTTAAATCAGATGATGTCTACCAAGGTAAAAAAAGTTCCAAAGACGGATTCAACATCCCCCTCATCCCTACAGAAAAGTTAGTGGACAAAATTCGCCTAGCAACGCCAGAATCTTTCTTAGTAAAATTCAAATTGCAAGTAGGCCTTCCCCGTGAAGAGCTTCACGACATTGCTTTAAACTCATTAAAAGCGTCAAGTGCTGAACTCATTGTTGCCAATAATTTAGATGAAATGGATGGTGAAGCCCACCAAACTTATATCATAGATCCTGCAGGCGAGTCAATCCCTGCCTCAACAAAAACGGATCTTTGTAGCGAGCTCATTTCACAAGTAAACTCAGGTTTAAAGAGCAAATAA
- the argG gene encoding argininosuccinate synthase, giving the protein MLLKDLKGKKIGICVSGGLDSKTVTKRLMEEGLDVVCFSADLGQPDEKDINDIVKKMEPCGAPTYIVDVKDDMAEICFETIKASATYDGGYWNTTGIARAVTVRGIIREMQKHGVDVLCHGATGRGNDQMRFERYTRALAPEMGVYAPWRDPELLEQFPGRTEMADYLAQFDIPAVIGMKKKYSTDANLAGLSHEAEDLEELETSCLIVEPTMGVWPADAPDKIEDVTLTFQHGYCTSINGEKLSPLQAMEKANEIAGRNGIWMKNALENRIIGTKSRGVYEAPGMELLHAGLENILQATLDRNSFKLYKQMGELISNLVYDGRYYDKTVQAARAAIDTLTESAEGEVKLGLYKGNVFFQSMTDIYASLYNEEDSSMEASDGLNPASSQGYADIISVETAALAKAGQFDDC; this is encoded by the coding sequence ATGTTACTCAAAGACTTAAAAGGTAAAAAAATCGGCATCTGCGTTTCAGGCGGTCTCGATTCAAAAACCGTTACAAAAAGACTCATGGAAGAAGGCCTCGACGTAGTCTGCTTCAGCGCTGACCTCGGTCAACCTGACGAGAAAGACATCAACGACATCGTTAAAAAAATGGAGCCTTGTGGCGCGCCAACTTACATCGTTGACGTTAAAGACGACATGGCAGAGATCTGCTTCGAAACAATCAAAGCTTCTGCAACATATGATGGCGGCTACTGGAACACTACTGGTATCGCTCGTGCAGTAACTGTACGCGGCATCATTCGCGAAATGCAAAAGCATGGCGTTGACGTTCTTTGCCACGGTGCAACTGGACGTGGTAACGACCAAATGCGTTTCGAACGCTACACGCGTGCCCTTGCACCTGAAATGGGCGTTTACGCTCCCTGGCGTGACCCTGAGCTCCTCGAGCAATTCCCTGGTCGTACTGAAATGGCTGACTACCTCGCTCAATTCGATATCCCTGCTGTTATTGGCATGAAGAAAAAATACTCTACTGATGCGAACCTCGCAGGTCTTTCTCACGAAGCAGAAGACCTCGAAGAACTCGAAACATCTTGCCTTATCGTTGAGCCGACTATGGGTGTTTGGCCTGCTGATGCGCCTGACAAAATTGAAGATGTCACTCTTACTTTCCAGCATGGTTACTGCACATCAATCAACGGCGAAAAATTATCACCACTCCAAGCTATGGAAAAAGCTAACGAGATCGCTGGTCGTAATGGCATTTGGATGAAGAACGCTTTAGAGAACCGTATCATCGGAACTAAATCTCGTGGCGTTTACGAAGCACCTGGCATGGAACTCCTCCACGCTGGCCTCGAAAACATCTTACAAGCCACTCTTGACCGTAATTCATTTAAGCTCTACAAGCAAATGGGGGAACTCATCTCAAACCTCGTTTATGATGGTCGCTACTACGACAAAACTGTTCAAGCTGCGCGTGCTGCTATCGACACACTCACTGAGTCTGCCGAAGGCGAAGTTAAACTTGGCCTCTATAAAGGCAACGTATTCTTCCAGAGCATGACAGATATTTACGCTTCACTCTACAACGAAGAAGATAGTTCAATGGAAGCTTCCGATGGTTTAAATCCTGCTTCTAGCCAAGGTTACGCAGATATCATTTCTGTAGAAACTGCGGCGCTCGCAAAAGCTGGTCAATTCGACGACTGCTAA
- a CDS encoding 2'-5' RNA ligase family protein yields the protein MKTQAAKHQPFLAWHRGRPTYTVWMYQFSDSPLKTLVKEYQDQLKKFIKYHPVENLHLTIAPQGFLVENIELNDETTLHQINERAKELQKLDLAPPKIYIQNIDSFPHCPYIRCSDASKTTNYLQKLLDPENKNFTPHITLGNYLQSKNFTALKPFFESAIPQITLYPSSLDCVAYSTHPKNSVPVCPEDFQTLAKVHFSKA from the coding sequence ATGAAAACTCAAGCAGCAAAACATCAGCCTTTTTTAGCTTGGCACCGCGGCAGACCCACCTACACTGTTTGGATGTACCAGTTTTCAGACAGTCCCCTAAAAACCCTCGTTAAAGAATATCAAGATCAGCTGAAAAAATTCATTAAATATCATCCAGTAGAAAACCTTCATCTTACAATTGCTCCACAAGGATTTTTAGTTGAAAATATCGAACTAAACGACGAAACGACTCTTCATCAAATAAATGAGCGCGCCAAAGAGCTCCAAAAACTCGACTTAGCCCCACCCAAAATCTACATACAAAACATAGATTCCTTTCCGCACTGTCCTTACATCCGCTGTAGCGATGCTAGCAAAACAACAAACTACTTGCAAAAACTACTCGATCCAGAAAACAAAAACTTCACGCCCCACATCACACTTGGAAACTACTTACAATCTAAAAATTTTACTGCGCTAAAACCTTTCTTTGAGTCTGCCATACCTCAAATCACTCTATACCCAAGCTCACTTGATTGCGTGGCTTATTCGACTCATCCAAAAAACAGCGTCCCTGTATGTCCTGAAGACTTTCAAACTCTTGCAAAAGTCCACTTCTCCAAAGCCTGA
- a CDS encoding STAS domain-containing protein yields the protein MLSRETVGLTHARIGLSLSAYFVAVDHSLFIWIKRILSSKCEHDLDAICRAFTKLVHLDTMIVVEAFSFMTNKTISKQSQALMEMSTPVTEIWDDILMLPLVGIIDSKRSQDVMNSILSKIAQTQARICILDISGVAVVDTAVANHLIKISKATRLMGCECNFSGISPAIAQTIVELGIDVGSIRTNSNLKDALNHAFVSQGIGIVKG from the coding sequence GTGCTGAGCCGAGAGACGGTTGGTTTAACTCATGCTCGCATTGGCTTGTCGCTTTCGGCTTACTTTGTAGCTGTTGACCACAGTTTATTTATTTGGATCAAAAGGATTTTATCCTCTAAATGCGAGCATGATTTAGATGCGATTTGTCGTGCTTTCACCAAGTTAGTTCATTTGGATACAATGATAGTGGTCGAAGCGTTTAGCTTCATGACTAACAAAACAATTTCAAAACAGAGTCAAGCGCTCATGGAAATGTCGACTCCAGTGACGGAAATTTGGGATGACATTCTGATGTTGCCATTAGTTGGGATCATTGATTCCAAACGAAGCCAAGATGTAATGAATTCCATTTTGAGCAAGATAGCTCAGACCCAAGCAAGGATTTGTATCTTAGATATTAGTGGTGTGGCAGTGGTTGATACAGCCGTGGCCAACCACTTGATAAAAATCAGTAAAGCCACACGTCTTATGGGCTGTGAATGTAATTTCTCTGGGATTTCTCCAGCCATTGCTCAAACTATTGTAGAGCTTGGGATTGATGTGGGTTCTATTCGTACTAACTCAAATTTGAAAGATGCATTAAATCACGCCTTTGTCAGTCAAGGCATTGGTATTGTGAAAGGTTAA